A window of the Emys orbicularis isolate rEmyOrb1 chromosome 1, rEmyOrb1.hap1, whole genome shotgun sequence genome harbors these coding sequences:
- the GPR19 gene encoding probable G-protein coupled receptor 19: MMFAYGMDTSKGSFVIPTVLLPLQNDSLSETSMSLASHEMTDLSKEHRAERNSTVLQYELRPGEIVVASMVFGALWLFSVFGNSLVCLVIHRSRRTQSTTNYFVVSMACADLLISMTSAPFVLLQFTSGRWTLGSVMCKLVRYFQYLTPGVQIYVLLSICVDRFYTIVYPLSFKVSREKAKKMIAASWIFDAAFVSPAFFFYGSSWDNHCNFFLPYSWDGAVYSIIHLLVSFLIPSIFIILFYQKVIKYIWRIGTDGRTVRRTMNIVPRTKVKTIKMFLMLNLVFLLSWLPFYVVQLWHPQETDYRKSSLVFMAITWISFSSSASKPTLYSVYNANFRKGMKETFCMSSMKCYRSNAYTITTSSRIAKKNYVGISEIPAPTKPVTKDSIYDSFDREAKEKKLAWPINSNPPNTFV, encoded by the coding sequence ATGATGTTTGCCTATGGTATGGATACTAGCAAAGGTTCTTTTGTTATCCCAACAGTACTGCTACCACTCCAGAACGACAGCCTCTCTGAAACCTCTATGTCTCTGGCAAGCCATGAGATGACAGATTTATCCAAGGAACACAGAGCAGAGAGGAACAGTACTGTCTTGCAGTATGAACTGAGACCAGGGGAAATAGTAGTAGCCAGCATGGTTTTTGGAGCATTATGGCTGTTCTCTGTCTTTGGAAATTCCCTCGTTTGCTTAGTGATCCACCGGAGTAGGAGGACTCAGTCTACCACCAACTACTTTGTGGTCTCCATGGCTTGTGCCGATCTCCTCATTAGCATGACGAGTGCTCCGTTTGTGCTGCTCCAGTTTACGTCTGGCAGGTGGACACTTGGGAGCGTTATGTGCAAGCTAGTGAGATATTTTCAGTATCTCACCCCTGGTGTCCAGATCTATGTGCTGCTGTCTATCTGCGTAGATAGGTTCTACACAATTGTCTATCCTTTGAGTTTCAAAGTGTCCAGAGAAAAAGCGAAGAAAATGATTGCAGCATCTTGGATCTTTGATGCTGCTTTTGTGTCCCCAGCTTTCTTTTTCTATGGCTCCAGTTGGGACAACCATTGCAACTTTTTTCTCCCCTATTCTTGGGATGGAGCTGTCTACAGCATCATCCATCTTTTGGTGAGTTTTTTGATTCCATCCATTTTCATCATCCTATTTtaccaaaaggtcatcaagtacATTTGGAGGATAGGAACCGATGGCAGAACAGTCAGGCGGACCATGAATATAGTCCCAAGGACAAAAGTGAAAACCATCAAGATGTTCCTGATGTTAAATTTAGTATTTCTGCTATCATGGCTCCCTTTTTACGTGGTGCAGCTGTGGCACCCACAGGAGACAGACTACAGAAAGAGTTCTTTGGTTTTCATGGCTATCACTTGGATATCCTTTAGTTCGTCAGCTTCTAAGCCCACCCTGTACTCAGTGTATAATGCAAACTTCAGGAAAGGGATGAAAGAAACATTTTGCATGTCCTCCATGAAATGCTACCGAAGCAATGCATACACCATCACCACCAGTTCAAGGATAGCCAAAAAAAATTACGTTGGAATCTCAGAAATCCCCGCACCAACCAAACCTGTAACCAAAGACTCAATCTATGATTCATTTGACAgagaagcaaaggaaaaaaagctTGCTTGGCCTATTAATTCGAACCCACCAAATACATTTGTCTAA